GGTTTACCGGCTGTTGCGCGATATCCGCGGAGGTGACCGTCACCGTTCGCGTCGAGGCCGAACCCGGCTCCTGGATGGTGAATGTATGCGTTTCGCCCGGATTGGCAGGCGACAGACCCGCATTCAGCGCATCAATATCAGATTGTGAGTTGCCGTTGACCAGATCGACGCCGTCGATCTGGAGAATGCGCGCTCCGCGAACAAAGTTTGGTTGTCCGCTGACGATCTGGGAGGCCGGCGAGTTGGGCTCGGTGTAGCGCACGCGATAATCACGTGGGACCGTATTGGAGAATACAATCAGGCTGAGACCATAACCGGCGCTTGCGGCGGAGTTTCGCCGTTCCAGAAACGCTTCGGTGGTCTCACTAAAATGGAAATCGTCCTTGTTCTCACCGGATGGCGTGAGCGCATTGGTCTTGAGCTGATCGAAATAGGTCACGCGGTTATTGAAAGTTGCAGGATCCCGATCTGTGACTTCATTGTTCCAGAGGTAGGTTTCGTCAGTCCAGGAGCGCAACCAGAACATCTCCTCCAGCAGCGTTCCGGCCTGATCCGGGAAAGTGTTTCCCTCAATATCAACGCCGCTTCTCGGCGCCTCGCACTGATCCTTGAACGTGCTGGCTGGTTCGAACACGCCTTGTGTCCAACTGGGACCTTGGCTGGTCGGCGGTGGCGGAGGCGGAGGAGGGGGCGGCGAGCCTGTCACAGGTGGGGGAGCGGAACCGCCGCCACCGCCGCCACCGCCACATGCGGCGAGCGCCACACTTCCCGCGACCGACACCATTGCCTTCGCAATTGAGGCAAAACCAGATTTCGCCATGAACTCCACTCTCCAATATAGTTTGCGTTTTCCCGCACGGTATTGGCAACATAGTGTGGACGTTAGTTGCAACCACAATCTTCAGTAAATGAACCAAATTTGATCGGCTCGACGCAGTTCGAATGGTTGACCCTGCGACGCGAAAGTGCTTTAGGCCCCGTCTTGTTCGCGAGAACAACCACATCCGTTTGTGGGAGGGGCCGCCAGCCCGGACCACGAACCCTCTAAACCCTGGCGTCTGGATCGAAAGACCACCAGACACCGAAACTGCCAGAGAGGCTATCATGGCGAAGAAACTGCTGGGGCAGCTTAAGCTCCAGATTCCTGCCGGTGCTGCAAACCCGTCGCCCCCAGTTGGGCCGGCGCTTGGCCAGCGCGGAATCAATATTATGGAATTCTGTAAGGCGTTTAACGCCAAGACAGAGAAGATGGAAAAAGGCCTGCCACTGCCGGTCGTCATCGACTATTATCAGGACAAGTCGTTCACTTTTATCGTGAAGACCGCACCTGCTTCAGTTCTGCTGCGCAAGGCTGCAAAACTGAAAAAGGGCAGCCAGGAGCCTGGTCGTTCGGTCGCCGGTAAAGTGACCCGCGCTCAGTGCCGCGAAATTGCGGAAGCCAAAATGGTCGACCTGAACGCGAACGATCTCGATCAAGCAACCAAGATCATTGAGGGCTCTGCGCGCTCAATGGGTCTCGAAGTGGTGGAGTAAGAGCATGGCTGGAAAACGTTATCGCGCCGCCGCTGAAGCCATCGATGCGGATGCCACATACAGCGTCTCGGACGCTGTGAAGCTGGTAAAGACCAACGCCAAGGCAAAATTCGACGAGACCGTCGAAATCGCCGTAAATCTCGGTGTTGACCCGAAATATGCGGACCAGATGGTTCGCGGTGTGGTCTCGCTGCCGTCAGGCACCGGTAAAGACGTCCGCGTGGCCGTGTTTGCCCGCGACGCCAAGGCTGAAGAAGCCAAAGAGGCTGGCGCTGAGTTTGTGGGCGCTGAAGACCTGATGGAAGAGATCCAGAACGGCAAGTCTGACTTTGACCGTGTGATCGCTTCACCAGACATGATGTCTGTGGTCGGTCGCCTGGGTAAGGTACTCGGCCCTCGCGGTCTGATGCCAAACCCGAAAGTTGGCACGGTCACGCCAAATGTTGGCCAGGCTGTGAAGGACGCCAAAGGCGGATCGGTTGAGTTCCGGGTTGAGAAGCTTGGCATCATCCATGCCGGTATTGGTAAGGCCTCCTTCACCGAAGATGCGATCGAAAAGAACGTTCGCGCCTTCATCGAAGCGCTACTGAAGGCCAAGCCATCAGGCGCCAAAGGCACCTATATGAAGAAGATCGCCATCAGCTCAACCATGGGCCCTGGTGTTGCGATTGATACAGCGGACGCGATCCCGAGTTAATTTCGGTATCGATCCCGATCCAGTTGAGGCACCCGTCGGCATCCGCGCCGGCGGGTGTTCTTGTCTTTTCACGGAGTTTCTTGCCAAAACCGCAGGAAAGTCGATAGGAGATGAGTACTCGGATAAGTTGAGTATTCTTTTTCTGGCGGCTTTTTTGCATAAACGTTTGCAGCACGCAGAATGCGTGGGAAATATTAGGGGACAAGCATGCGGATCTATCTGGCGGACCTGGGCCATAATTTCATCACCGTGACCTCGGACGTCTACCCGCTGGGCGTGGCCAATTTGGCAGCTTACGCCAACAAGCATATTAGCTCTGATGAGCCGGTTGAATTTGAGATTTTCCGCGAACCCGAAGATCTTCAAGCGGCGATCGACAAGGCTGCGCCCGATATTCTTGGCGTATCCTCCTATTCCTGGAACCACCATCTCGCTTTGCGCATGGTGCGTTATGCGAAAGAGAAGAACCCAGGCATCCTGACCCTGATGGGCGGCCCAAACTTCCCATTGACCGTTGAAGAGCAAGAAAGCTGGATGCGGACCATGCCGGAAATCGACATCCATGTGCGTGGACCGACTTATGAGGGGGAAGTGGCCTTCACTTACCTTGTGCAGCGCTTTGTCGATGTCGGTGGTCAAGTCGACAAGATGTTTGAAGAAATCATTCCCGGTAATCAGTGGATTCATCCCGAAACCGGAGAATTCGTGATCGGGCCGGAGCTGCCACGCATCCGTGATCTCGACGAAATCCCATCGCCTTATCTGACGGGACTGATGGATAAATTCCTGGACAGCGGTTACTTTGCACTCATGCAAATTGCGCGTGGGTGCCCGTTCACGTGCCAGTTCTGTAACTCAGCGCCGCGGTCCAATTCCAAGGCGTTTCGTCATTCGTTCGAGAACATCAAGGCTGATCTCGACTATATCGTAGAGCGCATCAATCCTGACGCACCACTTTGTTTCGCTGACGATAATTTCGGCATGTACCAGCAGGATGAAGAGATTGCCGACTATCTGGGCGGCCTGATGGATGAATA
This DNA window, taken from Hyphomonas sp. Mor2, encodes the following:
- the rplK gene encoding 50S ribosomal protein L11, with translation MAKKLLGQLKLQIPAGAANPSPPVGPALGQRGINIMEFCKAFNAKTEKMEKGLPLPVVIDYYQDKSFTFIVKTAPASVLLRKAAKLKKGSQEPGRSVAGKVTRAQCREIAEAKMVDLNANDLDQATKIIEGSARSMGLEVVE
- the rplA gene encoding 50S ribosomal protein L1, which translates into the protein MAGKRYRAAAEAIDADATYSVSDAVKLVKTNAKAKFDETVEIAVNLGVDPKYADQMVRGVVSLPSGTGKDVRVAVFARDAKAEEAKEAGAEFVGAEDLMEEIQNGKSDFDRVIASPDMMSVVGRLGKVLGPRGLMPNPKVGTVTPNVGQAVKDAKGGSVEFRVEKLGIIHAGIGKASFTEDAIEKNVRAFIEALLKAKPSGAKGTYMKKIAISSTMGPGVAIDTADAIPS